The Leucoraja erinacea ecotype New England chromosome 8, Leri_hhj_1, whole genome shotgun sequence nucleotide sequence atatcagagtgatggcaagagcaaagtatggaggagagaaggaactgcctaaagatcttatagcgagcaagatggtccactcctgcgaaatacagtggactgacgtgtagtatgcaccggagtcaagggaaaggggagatatagtcatatcttccattcatttgtccttagtaccgtctatatctcttgctcctctttcccctgactcagcctgaagaagggtctcgagccgaaatgtgacctacaaagatctttggtaacctattccgctctatgatcctTGCtttcgtctgtctgtctgtctgcgggctcgctcgctcttggtgccggcgcttctcccctcagagagaaagagagagacaaacaaacacacacaaacacacacacacgggtcgTGGCAGCTATCAAAAGAGTACGGAAGTGGtaagggggaaattaaaaaaaacctgaaggaagtagatgtttaacaaaaaaaaggggTGCCGGtgtcggagggagggaggggaggggggaaatgatTTGAGTTCCtctatcccctgactcagtctgaagaggggtctcgacccgaaatgtcacctattccttttgtccagaaatgccgcccgacccactgcattttgtgtctatcctttaatcTCTCAGCCTGATATAGCAGAATCTCCCCAAATTAGCTTGACGCCataacggaagccggttacggaaatggcgctgaagattacccatgaccctactacggctttttagcggagtggaccatcttgctcgctataagatctttggaactgcccaagatccaaagcataccacctcatctgtgaaacacggtggtggggatgtcATGGCCTGGGCATagcctgaaggtactggctcacttatcttcattgatgatacaactgctgatggtagtagcgtaatgaattctgaagtttatagacacatcctatctgttcgttcaaacaaatgcctcaaaattcattggacggcggttcattctacagtaagacaatgatcccaaacatactgctaaaacaacaaaggagtttttcaaagctaaaaaattgtcattttttgagtagccaagtcaatcacccaatctgaacccaattgagcatgcctgttGTATGCTgacgagaaaactgaaggggactagcccccaaaacaagtataagctaaagatggctgcaatacaagcctggcatcaccagagaagacgcccagcaaccgatgatgtccatgaattgcagatttcaagcagtcttcaagcggggggggggggggctatgtgtgaacactgatgtaatttctacatggtgaaaccaaaatgtttaaaaatggcctttattaaaatctgacaaagtgcactttaactacatgtattttctttctattatatatctcaaattgtggagtagaggcaaataaataaatgatgggtctttttccaaacattatggaggccattGTATGTGTTGTGCCTCATTGGTAATGTTTCATTCATCCCAATAAAGGTGCTGTCGCCCTTCAGTATCAATCACAATTCAGGTAGATTTTGTCTACCTAAACATATTTATCCTGACAGAATCAGTATGGCTAATTGGCAGCCATCCCAGGTAAGTGAGAAGATAGTGGGTTAGAATTTGTGTGACATATTGAAATGGTGATGAAACATCCAAAGACTACCAAAGCCAAAGCAGGCTATTCATTCATTATATAACCcctcggacttttgtgcaaactcGCTGCACCTTTGAAAATATAAGTCAAACAATCATAACCTAAGAGGCTATTAAATTATTTAAGACAGCCTGAGATCATCAAAATTGCTAAAGGAACACAAGTCCCACTTCTTACCTGGTAGACAACAGAATTCTTATTCAAGAAAGAAGATAAAGCAAATACTCCTGCTACTTGTGGGTGAAATCTATAGGCCAAGTGCATTGCCATCGCCCCACCCATTGAAAATCCTCCTGCAGAGTCAAAAATTGATTAAAATCAATTGTTCCATAGAATATAACAAAAGCTATAATTTTGCAGCATTTGTAAAATAACAGCATGTAAAGGCTGTGATTATTTATAGGTGTAATTGAAAATTGATTTACTTTTATATTTGTAATATTCCATCCAGGGCTCAAACCAAAGAATTTGGCCAATTTCTTGATTAACACATGCCTTTCCACACTTACCAACTTCTAATAATCCGAAAGGAAAAAATGCAGAAACCTGAAATAGAGACACTCAGCAAATCAAGCAGTGGCTGTGGAGGAAGAAATAGTTAACACTTGGGGTTGAAGACCCTTCATTAAAACTAGGgaaagttaaaataaaatgtgcAGAAAAGGATGGGGTGGGGTATGTaaagagaacaaagggaatgggTACGTTAGGATAGGGACAAAGAGTGACTGACTGACTTGACGAAAATGTTGTACCAGCAGTTTGTTAATCACATAAAACATGTTGTTTGCATGCAATGTAATCACTGGGAGCGATACTTTATACaccaaaataatatatataatatatttggAATATAATGTTTTTGGCCATCTTTAAAAAAGGTAAAATAACAAGGCAAACTAGTATGAAAGAAAAGATAAGAAATGAATTTTTGGTGTATAAAGTACACCAAGATTGTTAGTGTTTATATTTTACCAAAGAAGATTTGGCAAGCATTATGATGTAGGACAAATAGCACAAAACTCATCCAGTTAAATATGATAATTAATGACTCAAGCTTCCCTTATAGGAAGAAACCAGAAACTGATGAAGATACATCTGCTCAACTGAAATGGCTTTTTTTCTGTGAGATAAGATGGGATGTTCCAAAAATATATTACAATGATAAAAACCTAGGTTAATGTGTATCATCACATCCTTTGTCCTGCACTGATCTTTGACATACACTTAACACTGCCTTTGAAGAAGAAATATCACTGATTAAAACGAATTGGAAGTAGGATCAATTGAGTTTTCAGAGAGAATTCGAATTAAAAACCTAAATAAAGAGGAGTCTTTGGTTGTATTAATAATAACCTCAGGTACCCAACCGATAAGTAAAGGTAAACCTATATAAAGCATTGATTTAGTTCAGCGGTtgtcaaacaaaaaaaagaaccAAATGGAACAGAATTGGGGATTTGGTACCCTATCAATCagtgtttttatttaaaatgttcacCCTTGTTTTCTAATCCTCCTATGGAcctgtctctctgtccctgtaATCACCTCCACACCCCTTTGCGTCAAACTCCTTGTTTACTTCACTTTTTTCCTTAAACCTAGCACTTTGACCAAATTTTTGGTCTGCTCTAATATTACTTATTTGATTCTGTGTCACATTTTGTTTGATCGTGCTTCTAAGAAATACCTTGAGGTGTTTTCTTAATACCTAACAGCATTGTATAGATAGAGGCTGGCCTTGTGGTTGAAATCTAGTTCAACAGGCCAAATGGCATTTCATTTTTCTGACTTTTTAACCAGAGAGTCTGTGAACATCTTTCCAAGCAGAAGCTTGTTGCAAAAAAAAGGCAAAACAGTTTGCTTGATTTATTAGTGTGTTTAAAACATAATACAGTTATAGAGATCAAAGCAAAGTTCCCACACACAGCAATGCAATTTTAGTAACAGCCTTTCAAGTGACACTTTATAAGGTAAATCACTGCATTTATTTAGTCACATGCTGGCAAGAAGGTCTGTAGTTACTCATGATGGTATCTTTACACACATATATTAGGCACCATGAGATTTGAATAACTATGTAATTACACATTTTATGTGGTTGACCAATTCATTTTCTGTTTGAAATTATAATATACCAAAGATTTGCACTCTTGATTTACTTTTCTAAAGAAAACCCTGCAATTTGTCTGTCAGTACCATAATGCCTTCCCGTTGAGTATAGTGAATGTAACACACTTGTTGATTTCAGTTAACATGTTTCAAGAGAAACTGACTGTATCTTGCAACTGGGATAAATTTTCACAAGAACCAAATTTCAATATGTTAATTTCAAATGATTTTTTTTGGCTTGCATAGTTTTAATTAATTCAGTCACAAATGTATTATACGTAGTTGCCAGTTTCTTGAAGCACAAAACAATGTTATAAGTCTTTCTGTATCATTTTGGATAGCAAAGAGAGATTAACTACCCACTGTTGACTGGCAAGGATATTTCCTTCATGGTGACATTAAGTGATTTATTCAGGGATTCAACAAACCTTTCCCACATAACTGCCAATCTTGTtttatttccttaaggatttaaTAGTCTTCAATCTGTAACATACATAATGGCATTTCAAAATGTGCCCAAAAAGAAACTACATTCTACTAGGCTGTCGTACAATCCAAAACATTATAAAAAATATGATCAGcttatttattaattattattgcATTTTAtgattagaaacatggaaacaatcCTTTAATTTAACCTCGGGTATTTTTCATGGAGTTACTGAAATAGAAATTCAATATCATACTGGGGTAGTTACAACTTGTTTGCTTGCAAAATGTGTTCTTCAGTATTAGAGCATGTTTAAGTATCAAGGACATTGTTGATTGCCAATATGCCACGATTGCCAATATATGTTTAACCAATATTGCATTGTTTTGTATTAATCTGTGATGTCAAACTCATAGTGccaattttgtttttcaatggATGACTAGTCATCAGCAGAAATATTTACATCTTGGAgaaaaatattacatttatatTGGGACTTGGTCTAACTTGTTAAGTATGCAACCATTCATGACTTTAATTTTGCACAGCCTTCGTTCATCTGGTTGAACAATCCTCAATTACTCCATCCCATTCTTCCCTGGCCTTTACTCCCTAGTTTTTGTTCAACATTACATGTATCAGCAATCCTTCAGCCAATCCAAGTACAGTATTCATTTTTCGTCTGCCGATTTTAGTTACTATATTAtgtattgattaaaaataaagaaatgtgtcGACACACTAATAAAGTAGTTTGCATGAGCATATTGTGAAAGTAGGAAACATATCAGAGGGTAGAGAACAATAGGAAGACTTTTCAAAAGTGGAAAACTATAGGGAGAAAATTAGAGCAAACAAATAGTCAAAATGTAAGCCATGCAAAAATGGGACTTTTAACTTTAGACTTGAATCATTTAGAATGAGACacataatagaagtatataaaatgatgagagacgtGGATAGGATAGACTTGGAATAGATGGATAGATTGATATGATAgattggaaatatcaaatactagagggcatagcttaaaggtgaaaggggcaaagtttaaaggacatctacagggaaagttttttttaaacaaagggtggtaggtgcctaGAACACTGCCGGTAGGTGGTGGACACAGATGCGAtgatgatgtttaagaggctattaATGGCtacatggatgtgcagagaatagtgggggtatgaatcatgtgcaggcagatgcgattagcttagcttggcatcatgtttggcacaaacacagtggcctgaaagacacagcatgctggagtaacttgacagacccgctaagttactccagcactttgtgcctgtagTATTCTACGTTCTAGGAAATTATAGTAAGCACATATTTGCTGCATTCCCACTGTGTCCTATGTATGAATCAGAGAAAGCAGAATTAAAGGAAAGGAGATGAGTTTTCACATTGTGCATAATTGAATCTTTCCGATGAGGTAATCCAATACATTTTAAACGTTGGGCTGTTAAtctgcaggaaaaaaaatgtaactaAGAAACAATTAGTCTCACACCTCATTACAGTTGGCTATTTTGCATTTCTAGATTAATTGAGGCAGGATGCACTTTGCTAATTGAGAACAAGGAAAAGCTGTTTCGGTTGGCAATTGTTCCAGTTGCAGCCAACAATAAATTTGGTAATTGTAGTTTGTACTTTTTACCCGAATGTGAACAAAACTGCTGCAAGCACAATAATACACAAgatgctagtgtaactcagcatgtcaggcagcatctctggagcacatgctttgtgtttttactcaagatttgaGCATCTGCCATCCGTTGCGTCTCCATTTTGAAGCAAGCTCACATTGTAGTGGAGCACAAATATCTAACTTTTTGCAATGGTTATAATGAGCTGACcatttcatcatttttttttctgaGTTAAATGATTAATAGTTTCACAACAAACAACAGATGTATATTTTCAGCAGTTCTACAAAGTCAGAAAGATCAAATTTTCACATCACTTAATCAATTAAAGGGCTGTCCcaatgcggcgacctaatctccGAATTtagatgagtttgccctcgactcaaactcgcagcatggtcgacacgtggtcctaggtggtcctatgaggtcacaggaactctccttcatgctcgagggaagttccagaatacttgcggcctcagctaggttgcagaaacattttcagcatgttgaaaaattttccccgAGTAAAatgtggtcggcatggttctttttaactcgtattgcagtggagtggggttgctatttagttacaggcagtcgagggcagccgtaggtaatctccttcgttgactgggcattttgattgactcattggagttttcaggaccaaggaaaaccaaccgataggtaaaatgcccgctaaactttgttatacttcttaaaagtgtctctactccttctcccccccttatctcccccaaccctcccccacctctccgcGCTTTCTAAAGGActcaccgtacactgtgcagccatctttaaccttcctcttcatcgtgggtgtgaattttggtcagcgctcccccgctttccctggcccccatctttgctctgtgtgtgtgtgtgtgtgtgtgtgtgtgtgtgtgtgtgtgtgtgtgtgtgtgtgtgtgtgtgtgtgtgtgtgtgtgtgtgtgtgtgtctgtgtgtgtgtggttgtgtgtgtgtgtgtgtgtgtgtgtgtgtgtgtggtcgatccagctcgcggtttcaacgcggacggtcgatccagctcgaggttttccaggcgagtgccctcgagcttaaaggttgaagacactcttcttaactcgcggattaggtcgccgcagtgggacagcccctttacaatcAGGAATATACAATTGCCAAAATAGTGACATGCTGGAATTGTTAAAAGCTTGTATACGGATGCTGCTTGTTCTAAAAGCACTTCAGATTAAAACACATTTACTTTTCCATTTTCTTTGAATGTTTGAATCAAACTATTTTGAATAGTTAATTTATTTAGCTAGGGTATATTCAAGGTATGGACTTGCAGCATCAAGATTTGATATCTGCTGAAAATGTACATTTTTTCCCAATAATGATATCGGGTTACACAGGATTCAATGAAATAAATCACAGAGAAAGGAAATTGATTAGACATGTGTGCATTTTTTCTAAGTAAAACAATCCTTGTTTGCCCTgaagttaaaaaaaatgattgactTCACAAATTAAATGATATGACCAGAATTCTAAGTACAAAAGGACATAATCAACTACATACATCATTATTTTTAGACAGCCACTCCATGATACAATCCAGTGACCATAGCGTGATAATCATGTGGGGATAGTGGACAGGAAATAGGAACTAAAAAGAAAGGTGGATTCTCAGATTACAGAccatattaatgaaaatgttaagAAACCGATAATGTATTTTACCTAAGATTATCCTGTCCTTTGCAATTCCAGCTCTGACCTCTTCATCTATCAACCCACCCAGTACACTGGACATTGAGTCCATGGATTCAAGATGTTCTGGGCTGTTAAAGCTGATTTTGTACCTGTCGAACCACGTATTTGATAGCATTCTATTCATTGGGGTGTATGATCTGAAAAGGTGATCAGACAATTATTTTCCATCATCACTAACATATACAAAGCTATCTTAGAACAGTAAATCAACAAGTATCCTTtgagcgggtctgaagaagggccttgacccaaaacatcatccattccttctctccagagatgctgcctgcccgctgagttgctcctgcattttgtatctatctttagtttaaatcagcatctgcagttctttcccacacaagtATCCTTTGAGCTCAACTTAAAAATATTGCAAAACAAAAGTAAAGCTGGGATGTCTTAATTGTGTACACAATGGTGAATGGTGAAAATATAATAAAAGCAGACTGACTTTGCTCattttaatgtttcaatgtttgtcaaATTAGATTTATTGAACTGAACAAAGCCTCGTTGAGGAAAATAAAAAGTCAATATGCAGCGTAAAAAAAACCTACCACAAATATCCAGAAAAAAAGTAAAATGAAAAGTGAACAAGTAAACCTAATCAGATAAGGGAAGGGAATAAGAGCAAGGAAACTTCAATACAAAGACCTAAGTAAGACCTACATCCTGTAACTTgttaaaacacacacaaaatccACTGCTATCCACTGAACATCATTTTCTATAGATGACTTGAAAATACATAAACTAAATGTTTTCTTTTCCAATGAAACACATTACAAAATTGTGAAATATAAAGTTTAAAGAACAAACTTCTCAAGATTATTGGGAATGAGTAGTTCAAAACATGCCACTTTTGAACATATTATCTTCACATATCCTCTTCACACTGAGCAGGTGGTACAGAAACATGACCAGGTTCATGAtaactactttcctacaaccttcAGGTTCTTGAACAGACTCTCACAACCCTAATCCTGTCTCAGCAAAGGAACACTATGGACCATCTCCTGCCCAACCAGCGACTTATTCACTGATTTGGAAtctgtcttggttttttttaaaccacagacctttttatttgttgttttggttaatttatgtataatttatattttttgtGTTGTGAGAGTCGATGTGCCTGCGATGCAAGTTCTTGTACTTCGCAGTACTTGTGCATAGGACAATAAATAAAAACATGTACACAACTCACTTGTTAAGTAATTGGTAATTTggtaattttacatttaccatctaCTTTTAGTTAGCTAAATGATACCTTGCTGGTGCTGTTGGATAAATTATTCGTATATGTTGAAAGGTCAAGTCTTGTTCCAATACACTTTTAATCCACGCTCTTACACCTTGCCCCGTATCACCTACAGGTAAGAAAAATAAACTAGAATGTAGGAACGTTTTGCATTTCAAGGCAAAGTCTATTATATAAAAGGGAGAGAAGCCATGAAAGTGGCACAATAATGACAAGGTTAAAACATATTTCCCTGTAACTATGTTCCATTCGTATGCAAGTCCTGGGGACCTAGAAATATAACATACTGGCTAATGCCTGGCATTAGTATGGCATCGGAAAATAAAATGATGACTATATTTCCTCATGAATTAATTTTTATATTGGTTAATGCAGAGAACATTAGAACTGCTATGCTCACACAAATCAGAACACAAAAAAGTGAACATGTTTCTACAGAAAAAGAGTTGCCACAGAGGCAGAAGTGAATGAACACATTCACTGGGAATGTGCAGTGAGAAATTAGTAGCTAAGTAACAAAGTAAAGTTTACACAGGGTTACTTGGAATAAAACGGTCATAATGGAGAATCTTGAGAAACTGGAATTAATTTTTATTAGATCGGTTTAAGAAGAATTCAGTTTGATGTTCTCTAAAGTGGTGTGGTTTTGATAAATAGGAAATCATCTTCCATAGCTGATCACTAAAAGAACAAAGCCAACCTTCTTTGAATGCAATGAGTTTGGATACTGAAAGCTGCCCCAGAAACAACAATGGGACAGATTCAAAATATAATTTATCAGaagcaaataatttattttaaaatgttaaaaaggATTAGGAGAAATAGTAATGAATAAgacaagacacaaggaactgaatgTGATGGAATCCAAGACTAATCTCTGGAAATTGCATGTGTGTTATGTTGCACTTCTCTGCAGAAAACTAAACACAATGATGCCAAATAGATGCCTGGATCTGAAATAAATAATAACTATGCACCTAAATCTTATGTATCCTTCttcagcttgatttttttttgcaccTTTACTCAACTGACCCAAATTTGAGACACCTCACTGAGACATCCTGGCATTTGCATTACCGTTGCACGGATGCTTATttctattgaagatagacacacaacgctggagtaactcagcggggcaggcaggacCCCACACACATCCaatatcacacattccttctctccagagatcctgcctgccccgctgagttactccagcattttatgtctaccttcgatgtaaaccagcatctgcagttccttcctacacgtccgTTCCTTTTTACAGATGCCCTGAATGGAACAAACTGCACCAGATTAACAAATATCAGCCAGTAACAGTTTTGGCCTCTGGAGATTGCATGAGATGTCCCAATAGGGTGGACAAGGGGGACCGGGCAAAGGGAGGAAAGGTTGGAGGGGGCAGACAGCTGTGTTCAGTCTAAAGTGACGAATGAATCGCTGCAGCCTAACCTGAGCCGTGAAGGAAGATGAGAGAGGCGGTGTGTCGCTTGGTCTGAGCAACAATGCTCCTCTGCAGTTGCATCGCCATGGCTGCAACCCGGCACTTCCTGGAAACCAAAGCTCCAGTATCTTTGCTGGAAACTGCCCTGCGTCTGACGCCACACGGCACGTCGCTGTGCGTGTGATTGCAACATGAGGAGCTGGTGTTGCAACCTCTAGTATGTTTGGTTGCAACTTGCGACCTTTTCTCAGTTCGtagcaaaataacaaaaaaccAACGCTCCTCTcttctgtcctgtcctgtcctgtcctgacaGTGCATTAATTACTATGTTAACCTTGTTCCTGAAAGCCATCCATCACGGCTCACAAATACATTTCCCTTTCAAAGATGAATTAAAGGTTGGCACTTGTCATTGATGGGAAAGATTATTGCTACTTTCTATTTCACCGTACAAAAATATATCCTCAGTTTTGAATTGTCTTTTTTGGCGGCAGGTATGTAAAGCAACATGTCAAATGGTTTTTCAACCCTTGCCATCACTCCCATTAttatgacgatagacacaaaatgctggagtaactcagcgggacaggcagaatctctggagagaagaaatgggtgacgtttcgggccgagacccttcagattgagAATCAGGACAGAGGGAAACTATAGATATAGAATGGTGTGAaagcgacagatcaaagcaggggCTGGTCAAGGTAATTTAGGCTGCGGgggaggtgacaacgaggcatacaaacagtaaaattaatcagtagAGCAGTGAAACGAGCTGGAGAACTAGGGTACG carries:
- the lyplal1 gene encoding lysophospholipase-like protein 1, giving the protein MAMQLQRSIVAQTKRHTASLIFLHGSGDTGQGVRAWIKSVLEQDLTFQHIRIIYPTAPARSYTPMNRMLSNTWFDRYKISFNSPEHLESMDSMSSVLGGLIDEEVRAGIAKDRIILGGFSMGGAMAMHLAYRFHPQVAGVFALSSFLNKNSVVYQVIQNAKLPMPELFQSHGDNDQLVLYEWGKETCETLHSLGVKTTFNTFPNLQHELCKPELEQLKSWILHKLPDNEQ